TGACCCTGGACAAGTAGAATAAAATGCTCGAGGATACAGTAACTGTTAACTCAAAACTATTGGTAACAACATTTCACTGATGACCTTTAATAGACTAGTTTGAATAAAATAGGACCTCTTCATATATGGAAATTATTGGTatttaactttatatatatagGCTGTAGGCCTACAGTATATGCATTTCTGAGTTATACTGCCCATTGTACTAATTTCTGACATCTATTTGTTATTGCTCTTTATACAAATTTTGCAAGCTTTATATATGTTGCACTTGTATTCCTTTTCAGGAAAGTTTGGGAAATGGCCCATCTGATAAACAATAATGTGTTCCTGGCCTTCTCCACATATGCCACCATTGTCATCCTTAAAATGATGTTCATGTCCTTCATTACGGCTTACTACAGGATGACCAGAAAGGTGCACTTACTTTATAAAACTGTATGCTTGAAGTGACAGTTATGATCAGAAttgcttttaaatgtttttgttttccttttttcattACACCAGTTTTACTTCATCCAAGACTGTTGTACTGATCTAGTTTAAACTATGAGCCACACAGACAGTGACCTAATCAGGCTGATTCATTCTGCATATTGAAATTATCTTGACCATTAAATGTAATCTTATATAACCTTATAATTTTTCCAATTTGGAAACAGTACTGCTCCGCTTTTATTGGGACAGTCTGATGCAATTTACTGCAGAACTGTAAAAAAGGGCAGATTTGCCCTTTTAGCTTGTATAATAATAAAGACCTAGTCTGCCCCATTGATTTTACGTGTTTTATTTTCCTAATTTCTCAAATCTGCTCATTTATGTTGTTAAAATGATGCTGTTCTAAACATAAATTTAAAGTGTGTCAATATTATTTCTTGGTTGGCTTTCAAGACACATAATGACAACACATATTTTATTGAACAAAGGCTATGATTGccagaaaatacatttataattcagCAATGCTTTATTTAAGGTTCATAAAAGTCGTTCTGTTCGTTATACAGGCCTTTTCAAACTGGGAGGACACTGCAATGGGCAATAAGAATCCAGAAGATAGAAAGAAGTTGCTTCAGACCAATCCTGATGTAGAACGTGTTCGAAGGTATTTGCAAAGGACCAGTTAAACCAGATTTAAACTTTCAAATGTGAATCATTTTAGTTATTTTCATCCCTCTTTTATTGCAGATGCCATCAGAATGACCTGGAGAACATCATTCCCTTTGTGGTAATTGGTCTGCTGTATGCACTCACGGGGCCGGATCTCTCCACTGCTCTGTTGCACTTCCGAGTGTTTGTGGGTTCACGTTTCATCCACACTGTGGCCTACGTGTTGGCTCTGCCACAGCCTAGCCGAGCTCTGGCCTGGATTGTGGGGCTGTTCACAACTTTCTCTATGGCTTACAGGGTGCTCACCACTGCTCTCTTTCGCTAAAGGATAGCACAGCACTGTAGGATAAACAGAAAGGAACAagcctttttttaaatatgtgttatgATCAATGATTAGATCTTTTAACATTATGTTCTATGCAATTTCTGTCAATATTCCATCAACAGTTTTTAATAATCTTTTGATTAACTTGAAAACTGTAATCATGTTGTAATGCACTGGTATGAGTCTGAAGACACTGGTTGAAATGTCACTCTCTCAACTAAGACATGTTTGTTCACAGTCAACAAGTCGTTGACACAATGACTCTGCAATAAAAAGAGGGTAGTTACCAAGGGCTTacatttggcttgaacatttggGGGGATGCAGTATAAAGAATTtatatgtttccattgatcatggcatacatatttatttatttattttatttggaaataCTTGCATTCCAAGCACTCTCAGCTGGAGTGCTTTTCTTCCAAATTGGAAGGGGAACTTTTAATTTTAAGCCTTAACATGActttgtaaaattatttgttacatttttttatatataaggttAAAAAAACTCAGATTTTAATTATACCTTTATTTGGAAAGTAGCTACTGCTACATTTTACAATTCTAAAGTCTTCGCAttgcagtggtggacgaagtacacataccatgtacttgagttaaagtaagaatactcaaggtaaaatattactcaagtaaaagtagaagtgctgcctttaaacattcacttgagtaaaagtacaaaagtatttgccttcaaatgtatatatatatatgtaatatatatatatatacacacacacgcgcgcacacacatacataggatatagataaatatatatattctatgttatgagagcagccaatttccctccaaaattaaacacaaaaatgtattaatgcattgtttctgctactccccagaaaaaaaatgctattatatgcaagtcattttagtgtcaacataataagcaatgtacattatgcgtcaatattaccgataattgctgcaataatagctgctgctctctgccccgcttaaaatcattggcaacgcaatttgtttggaactattgagagctacacgaatcacttgaccgcgcggcggcgagatcactgtcgcaaccgtctatgttcgcaactctcatatttaacggctctggggtgcgtttcccgtacaatgacgtaacttgctgctccactaccgtagtacgatgcactgttgaagaaatcaacttgctagtcacgactgtttcccgaaaccgtattgtcgcatattggttgttcaaccacgttggttaatgatgtcacatgtggtggagtaaaaactacttttaatgaatctgtttgcgatcgaattaatgctagatgttttgctataaattacggacatgtcatctgaggactatctcatatttttctcagttatttgctttatttccagattcaatcataggctcgttcttacgcactagagcacgtacacacatgcgcactcttcaaaaacggtgctttaaatctattgacaaactaaaagacataaaggacatttgtatgtcttctaaataaaagatactgattgtactgaatgtcatcttgcttatttggctcaagataataatttattaagcccacatgttataataacaagaaactctgcttctaaccacaggtcgagagctgtcgttccaaccacacaacacagcgatgctgtttgcgaatattCGTTGgaacccctggttcgcgcttagttgatgccgccaaggcaagttcaaaacaaagcgcgtgcgcgctgtactgtgattggtggctcgtttgaccagttacgtttttatccactcataaacaaaaaggaacgactgattttgaaaatgtagtagagtaaaaagtaagatatttgactttgaaatgtagtggagttaaagtaaaagtctccccaaatttaaatacttcagtaaagtacagatacacaaaaaagctacttaagtacagtaacgaattacatttactttgttactgtccaccactgtcgCACTGGGGCAAAGACAAGTTTGGGAGAAGATTGGTTAAGTCAgatttattaataaaatgaacTACAATACAGCATATAACGTTAGGCCTAATATTTGGCTGTTAAATAAAGTTTCATTAATTTACAGAGAAAGACAATTAACGGTAGAATCACAAGAGTAAATCTAAGAAGTTAAAGATGCATTTGTTCactgattaattttattgattatttgttcattgcctatgtaatggccaatgctttggcaatactgtacaagtcatgccaataaagcgcatttgaatttgaatttgaattagaaATTGCATATATAAGTGTGCAATAAATTTGCATGAGTAACTaattaatctcataattattataaataaacataaatacaataaacatagaaaaaataaacaggtaacactttacaataaggttctacagaattttttatcataaacgttcaacattatttaacattaacaaagaacaATATACTTTCGCAGcatattaatcataattaatcttAATCTCAATATATAggctattaatacatttttgaaatcaaatgttgtgtttgttaacacaagttaatgcactatgatggaacaattatatttttattaactaacaataacaaagattaataaatgctgcaaacaATATGAttcattgttaattgtttgttcatgatacctaacgcATTGACTAATgctaactaatggaaccttaatgtaaagcgTTACcaataaatatacataaaagaATCTCGTTATTATGAACGTGCGGATTCATTATTACGTAACAAGTGAATTTGTACTGAAGCCAGTTTTAACACGATACAGATGATGACACGCCCACCATCTCATGAGAGTTTCAAAACGCTAAACTGGCAGAGTTTCGTCTAAAGGTGAGAATATCTTGAATTATATTTCACGTTTGCCCTTTTTACCCGTACCTAATTTGTTTCTTACTGACGCTAAGCTGTttataaatttagttttttatatatgtatatatttggcattCCAGCAAGACCGCCTTGAGCGTTCCAGATCGCGCGAAAAATAAGAATATTGTTTATCTTCCTGTGAAACTTACGGACGATTAAACTGGCATGTAGTATGCTCAAAAACAATACTGCACataaaaaaagtgtatttgtTAAGGAACTGTTAacttccattaagtaaaggtgaACAATGTAAATGATACCATCTCTACAGTCACAAGGAAAATGACGGAAGAATGTAAGCTGTGAGGatgtaaacaatgtttatttatcaTATTAACCAACATATGTAGCCTTATATTCCTTTTGTAAGACATATGCGAGTTTCTCTGcgtcaatataaacaatatatatatttttttttttttttttttgtttttttgtatgggttagttctaaaataatattcatttcagttgtattattttgtttatgcTCACGGTGACCTTATTTATCATTTATCAAACTGTTCACTGCAGTTTGAATAAAGATGGCAGAAATTGTGCACATGATTGACAGCGAGGTCTTCCTGGCCTTCTCTACTTATGCAACCATAGTCATCCTCAAAATGATGCTCATGAGCCCCATAACCTCATACTATCGATTGACAAAAAAGGTACCCTTTTTACTGTGTTGTATGCACTGATAACATGTTgtggtttttaaaatgtattaaacttgTAGTACATTTCTCTCATATTGTACATACTTGAAAAGGTTTAATAGCTCCTTGACTTTTCTAAAGGTTTTTTCCAACTTGGAGGACACCAGCTTGGTCAAGACTTCTGAAGACAGAAAGAAGTTGGTCAGGGTCGATCCAGATGTGGAAAGAGTGCGAAGGTAAACATATAAACCTTTTTATGGAAAAAGTACCAGACTAGCAATTCTGGTACCACATTCTAATGCTTTGCTCTTTTATTACAGATGCCACCAGAATGACCTGGAGAACATCATTCCCTTTGTGGTAATTGGTCTTCTGTATGCACTCACAGGGCCGGATCTCTCATCTGCTCTTTTGCACTTCCGGTTGTTTGTGGTTTCACGTATCATCCACACTGTGGCCTACGTGATGGCTCTGCCCCAGCCTAGCAGAGCTCTGGCCTGGATTGTGGGGCTGTTCACAACTTTCTCTATGGCTTACAGAGTGCTCACCACTGCTCTCTTTCTCTAAAGGATAGCACTCACCTCGTTTGAAAACCTTTTGTTATCGTTTACATGCTTTTTGCAGTCTTGCGTGAAAGAATActcattttttcctttttttattgagcTACATTTTTAGTGTGTATTCTGTTGTCTTCCTGTGCCTCACTCGCAATGATGCTCCTGAAAACCCGAAATACCGCTTTGTACTGCTGGATAATCTTTAACAGCTCCTGGCATGCATAGTGGGATGAGTCTAATTTGATCAATACTGTACATTGctcaaacatttgttttgttttttgttacttATTAATCACAAACTTTGATCAACAGCTTCAGATTGTTTTAGATTAGTAATCATTAATAATTTGTCCCATGTAAGTAATTAAAAACTACTCAAATCTGTGCACATTTTTAGCAGTTCTGTTCTAGTTGTGAAGGTATATGAACATTAAAGCTAGAAAATAGCATTCTGATTTCATGAAGCATGTTCATCTATAGAAACTTATAATACTAATGCAAAGTAACTTAATAGATTCTTGAAGGTTATTGTGAAAagttttaaacaattttttccatacagttttttttttaaagtttattaatGGAGTGACTTGTGTTTGAAAATAAAAGGAAAGTATTAAATGCGTTTAAAGTGTTTTACCCACTAGAGGGAGCTATCTGAATGCCCAAGTAGTACtgatgttttattcatgtttgtcTCACttgcaatggaaatgaatggggccaatttatttagggtttaaaggcagaaatgtaaagcttattgttttataaaagcactacattaattattctgataaaacctgtgtattatttgagatgtaaagtttacattgtaattttatagtagttttagggtttatagcgttatgtcgtcatggcaacaagttGTCAAATTTGTAGTGGTAGTGATTTTATCacgttaaaatcatgttaatacacatattgtttacgtcttgtggctgtacCTTTGAAACCGTGATTATTTAGTTTATGGACTGaccccactcacttccattgtaagtgcctcactgtaacccagatttttgctttttaaaagaaaaagagggaaaagtctaaattaatttttctgataaacaacattatgcagcaaatgctgtcgattgagcttaacttgtgtttaaccctgaatatccctttaatacacaTGGAGCACATTCATAGTTTTCCTAATATAGCTTCAGCATGCAAACACAAAGCTTTATTTCCTTTGTACTCGGTCTGATTCATCAGATAAATTATCAAATTATCCTCAACAGAtaaattaaactatttttaaatacatCGGATGGTGCTCTGAAAGTAGTTTACAAAACACACGAATTCAGCCAGCAGACTGCTTAACATACTAAGGAATGATTATGATattactcaaatttaaaagctcaccattcacacatactgttgaCTAACtgcaaaaaaatcagatttttcagagaaccccccagataaaaataaaagactaaaataaatgattcataaataatattgtatgtgtttataattccatctggcaccaacaatcacgccactgtccaaatcactgagatcacatttcttccccattttgatggttgatgtgagcattaactgaagctcctgacccatatcggcatgattttatgctctgcactgctgccacatgattggctgattagataatcacatggatgattgttggtgccagatgggctggtttgagtatttctgtaaccgcggatctcctgggatttccgcagttacagaaattgcatgagggggacctacacaatattaggcaggtggttttaattttgtggctgattgTTGTATAACACTTTATCATCGatagtcaaaaacatattttgttttgcaTACTTTCCCTTCTGGatgacatattttgttctggacatctaagatacaaCATTAGATTATTCAGCCTAGCAAgctcacagaaaagtaaaaaatggcaaaatagcAGATATAACGTTTTTGGCTATTTGGGACTTTCAGCAGCATTTATTGAAGCATAAatgagatgtttgtatttgatgacttacagaaagtgattattttgaaaatctttcaaactcattcctgagaatgagagctttcatttgatatatgacttgtccatttaggtgctatgtgaaggaattttatttttatataaatatttctacccatTACGTCTGGGGAGCACTTATATTCAACGCAAATGTTTTGAgaccatattttgttattttaagtaacatgaaTGCATAAGTGATGCTTGAAAATGACAGAtgctaagctttcaaatgatacctcatatgcctgacttatgtacgTATATGGATACTTCAACGATTTAAGTGTAAAATCTTTTCGCGGATCTGCTGGagatccttatatatatatatacactgcttTTCAAAAGTGTGGGGTCActtacttattctttattatatatatatatatatatatatatatatatatatatatatatatatatatatatatattattattattattatttttatttattttttctccacattttagaataatagtttaGTCATCAGAACTATGGAAAAGCAGAAATGGAACTATTGGAATTCCAAAATAAATTTTGCCTTGCCTTGAGACTGGGTGATAAATACGCATCCGTCTCTGCATCAAGGTGAGAGGAGACAATTTTCAGCATCCTCCTCCTGTTTCATCCTTTTGTTTACATGGACCCTCTCTTGGTGATACAGTAAATACTACTACTTAGCCCCAATGTCACCACACCACACTGGCCATGCTTATGCCCTGTAAAGGCCTTTTCTCATTTGTTTTGGGTCTGTGCCCAGCTTTAGGGTGTGCAATATTTCAGTCAAGCCAAGCATTTTACAGGCAGGCCAGATGAAGAACAGCTAAACCTTTCTATGTGATCAATAATGACTGATCCACCCACAAGGGGCTCTCGTCTGGCTCGGCTCTGTTTGGGAAGAGCCGGCTCTGGCCTGGCTGAGATGCCACTTAAAGCTTGCTTTTTTTGGGGGAATCTCAAGGTTTTTGGAGTCGACCTTGAAGCTGTTTCACACGTAGGCTTTCTTTTAATGTCTGTAAGCAGAGTGAAGACTGATGGTGTCTGTGATTTTGCCAAGCTGCACATGTGCCTGGATCGATATGCAGCAACAGCTTTCCTAACAGCCAATCATATTTGAGGGTTAGATTTAGCATAAAAGGGTAGTTtggttattatttactcaccctcatgtcgattcaaacctgtattactttatttcttccttgggatacaaaaggagatgttttgcgccttgcatgtgaatgtgtgtgtgaatgggtgaatgagacacagtgtaaagcgctttggtaacctctaaggttaaaaataagtgcagaccatacaaaaggagatattggaacaacatgaggttgagtaaatgatgacattcaGATGTACATTATTGTTTGGATAGGTTAGGACTGTTTATTTAaaaggaatgttgttccaggaccaacaaaagaCATTGATCCAGGAATACCATATTTACAGTGACCCAAGACATAGGCTCAAACATACATTGCATTGCATCTTATGGCTAACAGTGTATTCCTCCCACACTGTTTCTATATTACAACAGGCATCATATATTTCTTATATCTACCCACTGCCTTATTGTAAGGCTCGTTAAATGTACAGGCTCTTAATTAGGGAGCACTTCAAAGTCATGGTGTGGGCCAGTTTCAAGGTTTAGCAGAGATTTATATCACACAATGGCTCCATGGGTCCTGAAAAATTAATGAACGCTTAGCCGGGATCCGACTTATAGGCGACACGGCGCAATATAAATCAATTTTGAGTTCGAGCCTCGCTGTATCTGCAGGACTAGACATTTTTAGAGCATTTTTGGAGGTGCATAGGTGGCTGATTGTGGACGCTGATGGTCTCTTTGTCAACGCAGAAAGTTATTTCGAAATAGGTCATGGGGCAAGAAGTGACCGCGCGGTCTTGTAATCTTTCTGCTATGACAACATGTATCTCTACTGCTTTcttctctctcatatatatacacacgcacacacataacgACTTGTGGGTTTATGTGAAGTAATTATGGGTGCAGAGTTCAGCCGTAATACTTTGATACAATATGATACAGTATGGAATGCAGGTCAGGACCGTGTGTTCGGCTGACGACTACTTTCTCTGCTGAACAGACTTGAGTGGAATGCGAATATAATAAGGACTAACTAATGCCTTTCACAGTACTGCTCTCTCTCTGCCCTATATGTCCACCAAAGCCCATTACTGTGctcacacatttatacacagGAAGTCATATTATCTCATGTGGGGTAAAACTTATACTGAAATGGCCACTTGAAGGAGCAAATAAATCTAGTTAAATTGCTCACCATAGCAGGTGCCCTGTGTTAACTCaatgattttaatgcatttatttcaacATATTGCCTAATAGATAGCCTGTGGGGCAAAAGGGGTaaaatcatttacacaccctcatggtcttccaaaccagtatgactttctttcttctagaactcagtcaccattcacatatattgtatggaaaaaaaagatgcaatgaaagtgaatggggactgaggctaacgttctgcctaacatctcatttggtgttccacagaggaaagaaaacatatgtgtttggaacaacatgaaagtgagtaaatgttgGCAGAATttacagttttgggtgaactctccctttaaaaacCTTGCCTgggggcctgggcagctcagtgagtattgacgctgactgccaggggtggaaagagtactgaaaaatcatactcaagtagaagtactgttacatgccaaaaacatttagtgtgagtagagtaaaagtagctagTAAAAGAGTtgctaatttaaaagtactcatgagtattgagtaccgagttgcaaaacagatgccccattataataaacactgtatgccaacttttaaaatacatctcttatctatgataaacactacatgtatctgattccaaaaaataaaagggagacatgataacagattttcaatacactgatcaccattttaaatcctaatgtatgaaacaattacattaaaatcagtttatgtgttggGTCTAAATTTTCCTAATTTttattgtgcataaaacatgttcatacaatgcaaggaatgcaaaaaatacaaaataagcaggatcacttggcacataatgtcctgcacaatagaggaggtaaaGCAGGCattggaaaagttgtttggtacaggggctacatcatgcttaaaaaggaattattcacccaaaaatgaaaattctctcaccatttactcaccctcatgccatcccagatgtgtgactttctttcttctgcagaacacaaattaagatttttagaagaatatctccgctcttttggtccatacaataaaaagtgaatcagtgctaaaatattgaagctccacaaatcacataaatcagcataaaagcagtctaatccatgtcttcagaagcgatatgatagatgtggttagaaacagatcaatatttaattcctttttactattaattctcttTCCTGATCAGTCAATCTCCACCTTAAATTTCACTTTCTTCAAAAtttctttaaatattgatctgtttctcacccacacatgtcatatcaattctgaagtcatggattaaaccactggtgttgtatgtattacttttatgctgcttttatgtgctttttggagtgtcaacattttggcaccccttcacttacattgaatggatctacagagctgaaatattcttctaaaaatcttgatttgtgttctaaagaaagaaagtcatagacagatggcatgaaggtgatttattatttttgtgtgaattacttagtggtggtagcgtagtggactaaagcacatcacttgtaatcagaaggtcgctagttcgatcccgacagccaccaccattgtgtcattgagcaagacacttaatccaagatgctccggggggattgtccctgtaataagtgcactgtaagtcgctttggataaaagcgtctgccaaatgcataaatgtaaatgtaaatgtacttaagtaAGAACATGGGGGACACATTGGCCTTCTTTaaagatacaatgttccacaatgatttagttcttgtatcttttaagcccagaaatatttgtgttctcattgtaatgcatgatgcacaattttctgaagtttgtgactggtggaatgttctgctgaagtattgctctgcaaatgttgacaCTTTTCTAATTTTTATAAAggttaagcataattataaaatattttattatctctactttcctggtaaatTATattaccaattaacacactctatacatcaggggtcagtattattaaaaaacgaacaatatttaaaaaagtattattcttaaaaatgtcactgttttattctattacattaatacttttaaagctactcaagttattctgccaaaagtagtgagtggttttctcgtttccttgttaatattgtttgattaatagcctttatatgacatagcctactgtacagtgctcaattcggttacatgcacACTTCAAGTACAacatttttgtcccactgtttaagttcagtttagaccaaaccgactgcgtttacattaaatcgtcaccaagacgggcattggcggatTTATAATGTGTATCAAGCTCAAGCATTaaatgcctgtcaatcaaacagcgcaCAGCTACAGATGTTaggaaataaaaagttaatcttttatatttaatctagatcaaccaaccagtggtgctcttgctatcgtgattgatttaatgaacacccctgttcaagatgtagaatataggctaaatatagaacacTACCCAAAAGtttcgaggacatctctctttttacGATAAACATCAAGATCCTTTTATTGCCAAGCCCTATTTATAATATTGCATCAATATCTcaaagcagcccaataatctcagtgatagatttaAAATGATAGAGtaaaattacaggctacgttatagacacagaatctagaaAGCAGATATATGAAATTTACCacaatatttttcttcaaattagtggtaggattaatgctgatatctggcttgagcaagttaaactcgcatgacacaatcaagcaattggcctttttcactgcgaaaaccCTTCTAGGTGCGGCCGGTTATGTTCAGCtgtgaactgtgcttgaggcatcctccacatccttAACAGTTGAcgccagatctacagctgccgttcaagttttttacatgtgatttgatttgacgggagtcacaagaATCTCCCTAGCCAattatgttgatagataaaataaaatcaggacagggaagtagtgaacacgttgggaaaataaaagtaaatgtacagttacagcacttaaaatgtactaaagtaaaattatacaatttttaaaactacttaaagtacaattcttgggtaaaagtagttaattacatttgtaattcgttactttacacccctgcttactaccaaccctggagtcacgagtttgtaTCAAgggtgagctgagtgactccagccaggtgtcctaagcaatcaaattggcccgtttactagggagggtagagtcacatggggtaacctcctcgtggtcgcgattagtggttctcgctttcaatggggcgcgtggtaatttTGCGTGGATtacggagggtagcatgagcctccacatgctgtgagtatccgtggtgtcatgcacaacgagccacgtgataagatgtgcggattgactctcagaagcggaggcaactgagacttgccctccaccacccggattgaggtgagtaaccgcaccaccacgaggatctactaagtagtgggaa
This sequence is a window from Xyrauchen texanus isolate HMW12.3.18 chromosome 45, RBS_HiC_50CHRs, whole genome shotgun sequence. Protein-coding genes within it:
- the LOC127637708 gene encoding microsomal glutathione S-transferase 1-like translates to MAEIVHMIDSEVFLAFSTYATIVILKMMLMSPITSYYRLTKKVFSNLEDTSLVKTSEDRKKLVRVDPDVERVRRCHQNDLENIIPFVVIGLLYALTGPDLSSALLHFRLFVVSRIIHTVAYVMALPQPSRALAWIVGLFTTFSMAYRVLTTALFL
- the LOC127637707 gene encoding microsomal glutathione S-transferase 1-like, translating into MINTCCYSRESTSRKVWEMAHLINNNVFLAFSTYATIVILKMMFMSFITAYYRMTRKAFSNWEDTAMGNKNPEDRKKLLQTNPDVERVRRCHQNDLENIIPFVVIGLLYALTGPDLSTALLHFRVFVGSRFIHTVAYVLALPQPSRALAWIVGLFTTFSMAYRVLTTALFR